The sequence below is a genomic window from Pyrobaculum sp. 3827-6.
ATCCTCCGGGCGAGGCCCCGCCCCGGGGGCCGTGGGCCGGAGGCGCCTCCTCGCCTTGGAAATCTGTATTCATGACGCTGATTTCGTGGTGGTGGTGTTCGTCGTAGTCCGGCACGGAGCCCAGGGGGTTTGTCCTCTCCTCAAGAAGTTTTAGCTGGCCACCATCGTACTTGTATATACGGAATTTGGGGGCGTGGGCGAAGTGCCCTGGGAACACGACGTTTTCCTGGTTGCATGCAACTGCCATTTTCATTGTACAAGTGTCGACTCGTATATATAAATTAAATCTAGATACACACCGCCTCACCACGGCCGCCGCCGATAGAAGCCCTAGACTTAACCCCCGCTGTGGCTACCCATACTCAGCTCTTAGACATGCCGCGGGGCAACTTCCCTTTCAGCTCTCCAGAATTCACGGAGAGCGGGCCGCGGAGGCGTGTCCGGGGAACTCCCCAGCGGAGGGGGCTCCTAGTGAGCGGAGGGGGTTTCCCACGCAGAGTTAGAGATATTAACCAGATGTAGGCTGTGATTAGCATCCCCCAGGGGCTTTTTCAAGAGCTGAAAAAGATGGCTGAGGAGCGGGATAGTAGCGTAGAGGAGTTGGTGATCGATGCGTTGACGCGGCAACTTGGTCCTGACGTTAGGGTTAAGATCTACTTAGAGTTGCACGAGAAGTACCTAAAGGAGGCTGAGGAGCTTTATGCAAGGGGGGATTTGGCGCAGGCCGGTGAGAAGTACTGGGGGGCCGTCGCGGCGTTGCTCAACGCAGTTGCAGAAAAGAGAGGTTGGAGACACTACAGCCACCGGGACTACGCCGAAATTATAGAGAGAGTTTCTGAAGAGTTGAGGGAGCCTCTGGGCAGACTCTTTGCAAGTTGTGAGAGACTTCATTCAAATTACCACAGCTTTCTGACTAGAGTTAACTCCGACGCCCATAGAGATGACGCGCTTAGGCTTATGGAGATGCTCAGGAGGTTAGTTGCGTAGAGAGTATAGGTGGTGTCGGCCTGGTGCTGTTTTGTCGCTTGGTGTCTATGTCGCTCAATGTCACGTGTTAGGTGTGTATCGAAGTTTCGACGCCCCGGGGAGCGCCGGATGAGAGGTGGATTTAGTGGTGGTGTGGCATTCCCTGGGCGCCGTGTTTTAGGTAGTATTCTGGGTTTTTCAAACGCCTCTTTACAGGCGGGTGAGCAGAAGTAGTAGGCTTTCCCCTTGTAGAGGGTCTTGTACTTGGCGGTGGAGGGGTTTACCTCCATCCCGCAGACTGGGTCAATTTCTTTGTGCATAGTTGTGAAAAAATATGCATCAAAAAGGTTTAGTGTTCTACTTCGCCTAGGTATTTTCCATGCCAGCTGTGGAACCAGACGATGCCGCTGTAGGCGTTGACACTTAGCATCTGCATGTCGTCTCCAATCTTAAAGTGATATGTATAGTAACCTGGGAATGCGTACACCTCTTCGATCTAAGCGCCGGGGGAGTATCGGCTCAGCCAGCTCTGCGCAATTGACCTGGTCTGCTCCTCGCTTATCCTTACCGGCGCCCCCCGCCACATCACTGACTGGGGTTCTGGGTGAACCACGCCGTTGGGGAATACCAACAGCTCGTATTGGGGAGAGCCGCCGAGACCCACCACTACGTAGTACCCATTGCTGTATTTCTCAACGGAGAGGACCTCATAGCCAGTCCTCTCCTCTACGTATCTCGCGACGTTTGTATCGTTAACCACACCGCCAGCCCTTCCCCACCTGCCCATCATGGGGCACTGCGCCTGTAGAAATGCCGCAAGCCCCGTCAGTAGTAGGCTTATACCTATTTTCCTCATGGGCCGCCACTAGGTGGATCCTTTTATTGATTTGCTGAATTGTCTCGTGGGAGGCGGTTTCACATAGTTGAAACTTGTTGAAAATGGAGGTTTCACGCTTTACATGTATGTGTGTTTTTCAATTACACCATGGCTAGAATGAGGAGGCAGAGATCTGTTGTAAAGAGTCTATTCGTGCTGATGGTGGTTTCCGTAGCTTCGCTTACGTTGGGGGTTGTTTTTAAGCATTTCTACTTCAACGGTGCGGTGTCTAGAGATACAGATTCTGTGAAGGCGGTGTTTTACTACTCTCCGCCGTGCGGCTGTTGCGGTACATATTTGCCTAAATTGGGTTCTATAATGGCTGTGGAGGTAAGGGCGGTATCTCCAGAGGAGTTTGTAGGAATTAAGAAGGGTTTAGGGGTCCCTGTGGTTTTGCAGTCGTGTCATACAGTTGTTATAAACGGCAGATATGTAGAGGGCCATGTCCCAGTCTCGGCGGTGGCCGAATTAGCGCAGGGCGGCTTCGTCGGAGTAAAAGGCTTGGCTTTACCGCATAGAGAGACGAACTTCAAAACGTGGGAGGGGCCGGGGTATTACGTAGTGTACGAAAACGGCACCGTACGGCGCGTAGATTCGTAGACCTGCCTATGGAGGGATGTCAAGTCTCCGGCGGCTCTGCCGGGGGGCGTGGTTAAGCCCCCGGGCGTTTTTAGAGGGGGTGGGTCGGTTGCTCCATCTCTTGTCGACTGGGCGAGGCTTGAGGTTGTGAGGTTTCGCATCAGGTATATATCTGCGGTTCGGTTTAGATGTGTATGGAGTTTTCTAGGGGGGTTTCTGTGGGGCTTAGGGTGGAGGGCCGCGGGACTGTGTTGAAGATTTTGGGGATGCACTGCGCCACGTGTTCGCTAACGGTGCAGAAGGCGCTTTTATCTGTCCGTGGGGTTAAGTGGGCTGAGGCGTCGCTTGCCAGCAATGAGGCGAGGCTGGTGGTGGCTCCGGAGGTTCTGGACTACGGCGAGCTTCTTAGGGCGGTGAGGAGGGCTGGGTACGACGTCTATAGGGAGTCGGCTTACGTCGTGGTGGATTTCCGGCCGGAGGAGGCAGAGGCGGTGGAGAGGCGGGCCGGGGGCTGGGGGGTTTCTACGCGAGGGCGAATCCGGCGACTGGCGTACTCTATGTCGAGTATAACCCTCTGGAGATCTCCGCAGATGTGGTTGTGAAGCGTCTTGGGGAGGCTGGGTACAAGGTGAGGGAGGTTAGGAAGGGGGGTGTGGAGATTGACGTGGATAGGCGGGTGGCTGAGCTGGAGGCGGCGGATTTGAGGCGTAGGCTCGTGCCCGCGGCGGCGGCGTCTGCGTTGCTGGTGCCCATGATGGTGGGGGTTGAGCTGGTACCGCCGCTGGTGCAAATGGCTCTGGCGGCTTTGGTGCAGTTCTACTCGGGGTGGCGATTTATCTCGGGGGCTGCCAGGGCTTTTAGAAATGGGACGGCGAATATGGACACCCTCGTCACGCTGGGGACCCTCGGCGCTTTCCTCTACAGCGTGTATGCTGTTTTCTCCG
It includes:
- a CDS encoding PaREP1 family protein, encoding MAEERDSSVEELVIDALTRQLGPDVRVKIYLELHEKYLKEAEELYARGDLAQAGEKYWGAVAALLNAVAEKRGWRHYSHRDYAEIIERVSEELREPLGRLFASCERLHSNYHSFLTRVNSDAHRDDALRLMEMLRRLVA
- a CDS encoding DUF411 domain-containing protein, which gives rise to MARMRRQRSVVKSLFVLMVVSVASLTLGVVFKHFYFNGAVSRDTDSVKAVFYYSPPCGCCGTYLPKLGSIMAVEVRAVSPEEFVGIKKGLGVPVVLQSCHTVVINGRYVEGHVPVSAVAELAQGGFVGVKGLALPHRETNFKTWEGPGYYVVYENGTVRRVDS